GCGGCCTGCGCACCGGGCCGGCTCGAGGTCATCGTCGCGGTCCCGCCGCGCCGCATCCCCGATCCCCCGGCGCCAGTCCACACGACCACTTGTTTCGACTGGGAGCCCTTCATGGAATTGTTCTCCACCGCCTGGTTCAGCGCCCTGCTGGCCATCATCCTGATCGACCTGGTGCTGGCCGGCGACAACGCGATCGTGATCGCGCTGGCCGCCCGCAGCCTGCCGGTCCACCTGCGCCGCAAGGCCATCGTCTGGGGCACCGTCGGCGCCATCATCGTGCGCTCGGTGATGACCGTCGGCGTGGTCTGGCTGCTCAAGATCCCCGGCCTGATGCTGGTCGGCGGCGTCGGCCTGCTGTGGATCGCCTACAAGCTGCTCGCCCCGGCCGACGACGAGGGCGGCCATGCCCCCATGGCCTCCACCTTCTGGGGTGCGATGAAGACCATCGTGGTGGCCGACGCCCTGATGGGGATCGACAACGTGCTGGGCGTGGCCGGCGCCGCGCACGGCTCGTTCGACCTGGTGGTCATCGGCCTGCTGGTGAGCGTGCCCATCGTGGTGTTCGGCAGCTCGGTGGTGCTCAAGATGGTGGACCGCTTCCCCATCATCATCCAGCTGGGCGCCGGCGTGCTGGCCTTCACCGCCGCCAAGATGATCGTCGGCGAGCCCTTCCTCGATCCGCTGTTCGACGCCGACACCGCCGGTGCCATCCTGGCGCGCTACGCGACCTACGCGGTCGCCGTGGCCGGCGTGCTGGGCGCCGGCTGGCTGACGGCGCGCCGGCACGCGG
The sequence above is drawn from the Ramlibacter pinisoli genome and encodes:
- a CDS encoding TerC family protein; this translates as MELFSTAWFSALLAIILIDLVLAGDNAIVIALAARSLPVHLRRKAIVWGTVGAIIVRSVMTVGVVWLLKIPGLMLVGGVGLLWIAYKLLAPADDEGGHAPMASTFWGAMKTIVVADALMGIDNVLGVAGAAHGSFDLVVIGLLVSVPIVVFGSSVVLKMVDRFPIIIQLGAGVLAFTAAKMIVGEPFLDPLFDADTAGAILARYATYAVAVAGVLGAGWLTARRHAAAQQHRPGIEG